In a genomic window of Spirosoma agri:
- a CDS encoding thioredoxin family protein: MNRWLRLSFLLWLTLGLSFLAHAQLPKGYTLGDAVADFQLKNVDGRTISLADYRPQKGLIVVFTSNHCPFSKAYEDRLIAIDRRFSAQNYPVLAIMSNDPTAYEDDSFENMKSRARDKGYSYAYAIDETQRVAKAFGATRTPEVYVLKQTNGQFIIEYVGTIDDSPQDGANVQRRYVEEAVTSLLAGRPVQSPLTKPIGCAIKWKN; this comes from the coding sequence ATGAACCGTTGGTTGCGCTTGTCTTTCCTACTGTGGCTAACGCTGGGGTTATCCTTTCTGGCCCATGCCCAGTTGCCGAAAGGATATACCCTTGGTGATGCTGTAGCCGATTTCCAATTGAAGAACGTTGATGGGCGAACGATATCACTAGCCGACTACCGGCCTCAGAAGGGGTTGATCGTTGTTTTTACCAGTAATCACTGTCCTTTTTCGAAAGCCTACGAAGATCGTCTGATTGCCATCGACCGTCGATTTTCCGCACAGAACTATCCGGTGTTGGCGATTATGTCGAACGATCCGACCGCTTACGAAGATGACTCCTTCGAAAATATGAAAAGCCGCGCTCGCGACAAAGGCTACTCGTATGCCTATGCAATTGACGAAACGCAGCGCGTTGCCAAGGCGTTTGGCGCTACCCGAACGCCGGAGGTCTATGTGTTGAAGCAAACGAATGGACAATTTATCATCGAATACGTCGGCACTATTGACGACAGCCCACAGGATGGGGCCAATGTGCAACGTCGCTATGTAGAAGAAGCTGTTACTAGCCTGTTGGCTGGTCGTCCCGTTCAGTCGCCCCTCACCAAGCCCATTGGCTGTGCCATTAAATGGAAAAATTAG
- a CDS encoding LysM peptidoglycan-binding domain-containing protein, with amino-acid sequence METDNQTTNPRPTGSSGLPALTLIVLVGLIAALLYVGYEYISDDTNGSDELTNVALDTTSQQPIAQENGDMLMAPEEVDTSSQPAPVDLSQAAPPADAPEANTLAEEVAEGNRETTAGKPGPNEKATVVKPAAEKPDVVKKEEKPTVEKPKEEVATEKPKAEKPKEEVATEKPKITPGGLSRAYTVGSGETFYGVANRYNMKVSTLKELNPNVSESDVKAGVTKLNVKVMAVHTVGPGDVLRVIAQKYGVSKEAIMRANKRDKDIATRGERLIIPFPEKK; translated from the coding sequence ATGGAAACTGATAATCAAACGACAAATCCACGTCCGACCGGAAGCTCCGGTTTGCCCGCTCTTACGCTCATTGTACTGGTCGGCCTGATCGCGGCTTTGCTTTATGTTGGTTATGAATATATTTCCGACGATACCAATGGCTCCGATGAACTGACGAACGTTGCCCTCGACACAACCTCTCAGCAACCAATTGCGCAGGAAAATGGGGACATGCTGATGGCACCTGAGGAAGTGGATACCTCCTCACAGCCCGCTCCGGTCGATCTGTCGCAGGCGGCTCCCCCTGCCGATGCGCCCGAAGCCAATACGCTGGCTGAAGAGGTTGCCGAAGGAAATCGGGAAACGACCGCTGGTAAACCCGGACCAAACGAAAAGGCAACCGTGGTGAAACCGGCCGCTGAGAAACCGGACGTAGTCAAAAAAGAAGAGAAACCAACGGTCGAAAAACCGAAAGAAGAGGTTGCAACCGAAAAGCCCAAAGCGGAGAAACCGAAAGAAGAGGTTGCAACCGAAAAGCCTAAAATAACCCCCGGTGGCTTGTCAAGGGCGTACACCGTTGGATCGGGAGAAACCTTTTATGGCGTAGCCAACCGCTACAACATGAAGGTGAGTACGCTGAAAGAGCTAAACCCCAATGTATCGGAAAGCGATGTGAAGGCGGGCGTTACGAAACTGAACGTGAAAGTAATGGCGGTTCATACTGTTGGACCGGGTGATGTACTGCGTGTAATAGCCCAGAAGTATGGTGTAAGTAAGGAAGCTATCATGCGGGCCAACAAACGAGATAAAGACATCGCCACGCGGGGCGAACGACTGATTATCCCATTCCCGGAAAAGAAATAA
- a CDS encoding sll1863 family stress response protein, whose amino-acid sequence MKKTQLGFSQLKHIAGTIMLVGSLALLQACGTDNKKESRTEDALERTGDAVEADTKEATAETREDLKEAGDKVDAKTDEAAADFKRERDEAVAKMNIQKDKLDAKIDGLRADMKREGAQAKAESKEQLAKLEDERKELGNDIDKAKNATADAWKDIKTGFKRAGREVGDAFDRAGDKLDNDKN is encoded by the coding sequence ATGAAAAAGACTCAACTGGGTTTTTCCCAACTCAAACACATCGCCGGAACGATTATGCTTGTTGGATCGCTGGCCCTTCTACAAGCTTGTGGTACAGACAACAAAAAAGAGTCACGTACGGAAGACGCTTTAGAAAGAACGGGTGATGCCGTTGAAGCAGATACAAAAGAAGCCACTGCCGAAACGCGGGAAGATTTAAAAGAAGCGGGTGACAAAGTAGACGCTAAAACAGACGAAGCTGCTGCTGACTTTAAACGTGAACGTGACGAAGCTGTGGCTAAAATGAACATTCAGAAGGATAAATTAGACGCTAAAATCGATGGATTGCGCGCCGATATGAAGCGTGAAGGAGCACAGGCAAAAGCTGAATCGAAAGAGCAATTGGCTAAACTCGAAGACGAGCGTAAGGAATTAGGCAACGACATCGACAAAGCGAAGAACGCGACTGCTGACGCTTGGAAGGATATAAAAACCGGGTTCAAACGGGCCGGCCGCGAAGTAGGCGATGCCTTCGACAGAGCAGGCGACAAACTGGATAACGATAAAAACTAA
- a CDS encoding Gfo/Idh/MocA family protein has translation MIRWGILGPGRIAHKFAQDLLTLPDAQLYAVASSSQQRADEFAQQYGAEHAFGTYEDLLTLPDLDVVYIATPHTQHHENTMLLLNGGVAVLGEKPFAMNSEQVREMVETARSKGIFLMEALWSRFMPGIVKALELTQSGAIGKVVSVKADFGFKAEFSPEGRLFNKALGGGALLDIGIYPLFLSYLLLGKPKSIKASAVFGQTGVDEQCGMVLTYEAGQLALLDCTLQAKTDCVGVIQGESGQIRIHSRFHETKGVTLLIDGQEPVEFDFDRSTHGYDFEAQHVMDCLTEGRTESNSWSLDDSLNLMELLDAIRAETGIVY, from the coding sequence ATGATCCGCTGGGGAATCTTAGGACCGGGCCGCATCGCCCATAAATTTGCGCAGGATTTGCTGACACTGCCCGATGCACAACTATACGCTGTCGCTTCGTCCAGTCAGCAACGTGCCGATGAATTTGCGCAACAGTATGGCGCTGAACATGCGTTCGGAACCTATGAAGACCTATTAACGCTACCCGATCTGGATGTGGTTTATATCGCTACTCCGCACACACAACACCACGAAAATACCATGCTGTTGTTGAACGGTGGCGTGGCAGTGTTGGGGGAGAAACCCTTTGCCATGAACAGCGAGCAGGTGCGCGAGATGGTGGAAACCGCCCGATCGAAAGGGATTTTTTTGATGGAAGCCCTCTGGAGCCGGTTCATGCCCGGCATTGTGAAAGCACTGGAACTAACGCAGTCGGGCGCGATCGGTAAGGTTGTTTCGGTAAAAGCTGACTTCGGCTTCAAAGCGGAGTTCTCCCCCGAAGGCCGACTGTTCAACAAAGCACTGGGCGGTGGAGCCTTGCTCGATATTGGTATTTATCCGCTTTTTCTGTCTTATCTGTTGCTCGGAAAACCGAAGTCGATCAAGGCATCAGCCGTATTTGGCCAAACCGGGGTCGATGAGCAGTGCGGTATGGTGCTGACGTATGAGGCTGGACAGTTAGCCCTGTTGGATTGCACGTTACAGGCAAAAACCGATTGTGTTGGTGTCATTCAGGGCGAGTCGGGTCAGATTCGCATCCATAGTCGTTTTCACGAAACGAAAGGCGTAACGCTTCTGATCGACGGGCAGGAACCGGTCGAGTTTGATTTTGATCGGAGCACGCACGGCTATGACTTTGAAGCACAACACGTGATGGACTGTCTGACCGAAGGCCGGACCGAAAGTAACAGTTGGTCGCTTGACGACAGCCTGAATCTCATGGAACTGCTGGACGCGATCCGGGCCGAAACGGGTATCGTTTATTAG
- a CDS encoding AIR synthase related protein, which produces MTDRYAQRGVSASKEDVHNAIAQLDKGLFPKAFCKIVPDTLAGDPEYCTIMHADGAGTKSSLAYLYWRETGDLSVWRGIAQDAVVMNTDDLICVGATGPMLLSSTIGRNKNLIPGEVIAELINGTEEVLQMLRDHGIEIYSTGGETADVGDLVRTVIVDSTVIARMRRDQVISNDRIQAGDVIVGLASFGQSTYETTYNGGMGSNGLTSARHDVLAHYLADNYPESFDPAIDRNLIYSGSKRLTDTIAVGTGETVTVGQLILSPTRTYAPVVKMLLNELRPYIHGMVHCSGGAQTKVLHFIDDLHVIKDNLFPVPPLFQLIQQESGTSWQEMYKVFNMGHRLEVYLPENVAQRVIDVANSFGIAAQLIGRVEAYSGKRVTINSDQGTFLY; this is translated from the coding sequence ATGACCGATCGTTACGCCCAACGCGGAGTTTCCGCCAGTAAAGAAGATGTTCACAACGCCATAGCCCAGCTCGACAAGGGATTATTTCCCAAGGCGTTTTGCAAAATCGTGCCCGATACGCTGGCTGGCGATCCGGAGTATTGCACCATCATGCATGCTGACGGAGCTGGAACAAAATCATCGCTGGCCTACCTGTACTGGCGCGAAACGGGTGATCTGAGCGTCTGGCGGGGTATTGCCCAGGATGCGGTCGTCATGAATACTGACGACCTGATCTGCGTTGGTGCCACTGGTCCCATGCTGCTATCGTCGACCATCGGGCGTAACAAAAACCTGATTCCGGGTGAAGTGATTGCCGAACTTATCAATGGTACGGAAGAGGTGTTGCAGATGCTTCGCGACCACGGCATTGAGATCTACAGCACGGGTGGTGAAACCGCCGATGTCGGTGATCTGGTTCGCACGGTTATTGTCGATAGCACGGTCATTGCCCGGATGCGACGCGATCAGGTCATCAGTAATGATCGTATCCAGGCGGGTGATGTCATTGTCGGACTCGCTTCATTCGGCCAGTCAACCTACGAAACAACCTACAACGGCGGCATGGGTAGCAATGGGCTTACGTCGGCCCGGCATGATGTGCTGGCTCATTACCTTGCTGACAACTACCCGGAAAGTTTTGACCCGGCAATTGATCGAAATCTTATCTATAGCGGATCGAAACGACTAACGGACACCATCGCCGTCGGTACTGGCGAGACGGTGACGGTCGGTCAACTGATTCTGTCGCCCACGCGTACGTACGCACCCGTCGTCAAAATGCTTCTCAATGAGTTGCGCCCATACATTCATGGTATGGTGCATTGTTCGGGTGGTGCACAGACCAAGGTGCTTCATTTTATCGATGATCTGCACGTTATAAAAGATAATCTGTTCCCGGTTCCGCCTTTGTTTCAGCTCATTCAGCAGGAGAGCGGTACGAGCTGGCAGGAGATGTATAAAGTCTTCAATATGGGGCACCGGTTGGAAGTATATCTGCCCGAAAATGTCGCTCAGCGTGTTATCGATGTGGCAAACTCATTTGGCATTGCTGCTCAATTAATTGGCCGCGTGGAGGCTTATAGCGGCAAGCGAGTCACCATAAATTCGGATCAGGGTACTTTTTTGTATTAG
- a CDS encoding DUF1800 domain-containing protein, which translates to MDKLSRQQQTRYLFTRAGFGATPAELDEAARKSIRKVVRQLMKDSESFTELRVVEPDENVTKKALKGLVKDGQLDRDMLKERIRMNAEKIRDLNLQWLDRMASGQGVVREKMALFWHGHFACRTMGQNPLFMQQYANTIRKHALGRFGDLLMAVSKEPAMLQFLNNQQNRKNAPNENFARELMELFTLGRGHYSEYDIKEAARAFTGWQFTSDGQFVFRERVHDEGDKTVFGKTGAFNGDDVIAMLLENKQTATFITTKIYRYFVTDSPANDAESTTRIEQLAEQFYKSGYDIAGLMESLFSTDWFYDPKNVGSHIKSPVELLAGMRHTLNLTFQQPQTQIFVQRTLGQILFYPPNVAGWPGGKNWIDSSSLLFRMQLPSYVLNDAEVTVRPKEDGDINTQLLARKGGQRFQVTINWDGFETIFAKTPDNDLPDAIAAALLPFPLKAEQKKLIETQTAHDLTRSRRIHALTAALMSLPEYQLT; encoded by the coding sequence ATGGATAAACTGAGCAGACAGCAACAAACCCGCTACCTCTTCACGCGGGCCGGTTTCGGGGCTACGCCGGCTGAACTTGATGAAGCCGCCCGAAAATCAATTCGGAAAGTCGTTCGTCAGTTAATGAAGGACAGCGAGTCGTTTACGGAATTGCGCGTCGTCGAACCCGACGAAAACGTGACGAAGAAGGCGCTGAAAGGGCTGGTGAAAGACGGCCAGCTTGACCGGGACATGCTGAAAGAACGCATTCGGATGAATGCCGAAAAGATCCGAGATCTGAACCTGCAATGGCTCGATCGGATGGCATCCGGGCAGGGCGTGGTACGGGAGAAAATGGCCCTGTTCTGGCATGGTCATTTTGCCTGCCGGACCATGGGCCAGAATCCGTTGTTCATGCAGCAATACGCCAACACGATCCGTAAACATGCACTGGGTCGTTTCGGTGATTTGCTGATGGCGGTGTCGAAAGAACCGGCAATGTTGCAATTCCTCAACAACCAGCAGAACCGGAAGAATGCGCCCAATGAGAACTTCGCCCGTGAGTTGATGGAGTTGTTTACGCTGGGACGCGGGCATTATTCGGAATATGACATAAAAGAAGCCGCGCGGGCATTCACGGGTTGGCAGTTCACGTCCGACGGGCAGTTTGTCTTTCGGGAGCGCGTTCACGACGAGGGTGATAAGACAGTTTTCGGTAAGACCGGTGCGTTCAATGGCGACGATGTGATTGCCATGTTACTCGAAAATAAGCAGACCGCAACGTTTATAACCACCAAAATTTACCGGTATTTCGTTACGGACAGCCCGGCCAACGACGCTGAAAGCACCACACGAATTGAGCAATTAGCCGAGCAATTCTATAAAAGTGGGTATGACATTGCCGGTCTGATGGAAAGCCTATTTTCCACCGACTGGTTCTACGACCCCAAAAACGTCGGATCGCACATTAAGTCGCCGGTTGAGCTACTGGCCGGGATGCGCCACACGCTCAACCTAACGTTTCAGCAGCCGCAAACGCAGATTTTCGTCCAGCGGACATTAGGACAGATTCTCTTTTACCCGCCCAATGTAGCGGGCTGGCCGGGTGGCAAGAACTGGATCGATTCGTCGAGTTTGCTGTTCCGGATGCAGCTGCCAAGTTACGTTCTGAACGATGCCGAGGTGACCGTTCGGCCTAAAGAAGACGGCGACATCAACACGCAACTTCTGGCCCGAAAAGGTGGGCAACGGTTTCAGGTAACGATCAACTGGGACGGCTTCGAGACCATATTTGCCAAAACGCCCGACAATGACCTTCCCGACGCTATCGCGGCTGCTTTGTTGCCATTCCCGCTCAAGGCTGAACAGAAGAAATTGATCGAAACGCAAACCGCACATGATCTAACCCGTTCCCGGCGCATCCACGCCCTAACGGCGGCCCTGATGAGCTTACCCGAGTATCAGCTTACATAG
- a CDS encoding DUF481 domain-containing protein: MAHVFILIFSTCVFHFRAFSQIVEQPDPLRPSTPDSISTSKTDSSKAITGRKDTAKAAPVPPTPLFRYRFAADGTITSGNVERALLQLASSVDYQLSNYFKLSSNPSFVYGKQNGLLAEREWFGDLRTTYRHEKRLYYLAFGSYERSNLRQINHRWTVASGAGFKVLNQKRAYISITDVLMQEYTDFLELNDINIFRNSLRLYGEYTFDHDRWTVTHTTFYQPALGQYNIRWNASASVQVKLTATTSLRTTLANAYESLVVPGRQNNDLRFTVGLVYEKK; this comes from the coding sequence ATAGCTCACGTCTTTATTCTTATCTTCAGTACCTGTGTCTTTCATTTTAGGGCTTTTTCCCAGATCGTGGAGCAGCCCGATCCGTTACGACCCTCAACACCAGACTCTATCAGCACGAGCAAGACCGACTCAAGCAAGGCCATAACCGGCCGTAAGGATACAGCTAAAGCAGCGCCCGTCCCACCAACGCCCCTCTTCCGGTACCGCTTCGCGGCCGATGGCACAATCACATCCGGTAACGTCGAGCGGGCTTTATTGCAATTGGCCAGTTCTGTCGATTACCAGCTTAGCAATTATTTCAAACTGTCCAGCAATCCATCGTTCGTCTACGGAAAGCAGAATGGACTACTGGCCGAACGCGAGTGGTTTGGCGATCTACGAACGACGTACCGACACGAAAAACGGCTATACTATCTGGCTTTTGGGTCTTACGAGCGAAGTAATTTGCGACAGATCAACCATCGGTGGACCGTTGCGAGTGGAGCGGGCTTTAAAGTGCTGAACCAGAAGCGGGCTTACATTTCCATCACGGACGTTCTGATGCAGGAATACACCGACTTTCTGGAACTGAATGACATCAACATTTTCCGAAATTCGCTACGGCTCTATGGCGAGTACACGTTCGATCACGACCGCTGGACAGTTACCCATACGACATTTTATCAACCCGCATTAGGTCAGTACAATATCCGTTGGAATGCCAGTGCCAGTGTTCAGGTAAAACTAACCGCAACAACCAGTCTGCGAACAACACTGGCGAATGCGTACGAAAGCCTGGTCGTTCCCGGCCGCCAGAATAACGACCTCCGCTTTACGGTGGGGCTGGTCTATGAGAAAAAATAA
- the purE gene encoding 5-(carboxyamino)imidazole ribonucleotide mutase: MVGIIMGSLSDRKVMQEAAEILTTLGVVWEMDIVSAHRTPEKMVDYAKTARDRGLRVIIAGAGGAAHLPGMVASLTTLPVIGVPVKSSNSIDGWDSVLSILQMPAGVPVATMALDGARNAGILAAQIIGSADERVSQKLTQFKEELKEKVAEMSRQLTTP; the protein is encoded by the coding sequence ATGGTAGGTATTATTATGGGGAGCCTCTCGGACCGTAAGGTCATGCAGGAGGCTGCCGAGATTTTAACCACGTTGGGTGTGGTATGGGAGATGGACATCGTTTCGGCGCACCGTACACCCGAAAAAATGGTTGATTACGCGAAAACAGCCCGTGACCGGGGTTTGCGGGTCATTATTGCCGGGGCGGGTGGCGCGGCTCATCTGCCTGGTATGGTAGCGTCATTGACTACATTGCCCGTAATCGGTGTGCCTGTCAAATCGAGCAATTCCATCGATGGTTGGGATTCTGTCCTGTCAATCTTACAGATGCCGGCTGGCGTTCCTGTGGCCACAATGGCCCTCGACGGCGCGCGTAACGCAGGTATTCTGGCTGCGCAAATTATTGGCAGTGCCGATGAACGGGTTTCTCAAAAGCTGACGCAGTTTAAAGAAGAATTGAAAGAAAAAGTGGCTGAGATGAGCCGCCAGCTGACTACGCCCTAA
- a CDS encoding DUF1501 domain-containing protein, protein MNRRDFVKQSALTTAGTLLIPHFLKAYETQAMGQLTGSNGKILVIVQLSGGNDGLNTVVPYRNDIYYRERPTIAIRPEKVLPLTDEIGIHPAMGPLKALYDDGLLTVINNVGYPNPDRSHFRSMDIWQTASDSDQYLRTGWIGRYLDAACAGKEQQPFRTIEVDDTLSLALKGNSLNGMAVLDPKKLYTQTRSGLVTKLSRDHHDEPEPVAYLYKTLAETVSSAEYVYDKARIQHTPATYPNHELGNRLKTVSQFIQSGVGTSVYYISISGFDTHINQPGQQERLLGQYAEAVGAFMTDLKAAGRQNDVMLMTFSEFGRRVKQNASNGTDHGTANNVFLIGGGLPSRRVLNEAPDLTKLTDGDLTYSVDFRQIYATLLRDYLGTDDVAILGRKFEPLKIV, encoded by the coding sequence ATGAACCGCAGAGACTTTGTAAAACAATCGGCCCTGACAACCGCGGGAACCCTGCTGATTCCGCATTTTCTGAAAGCCTACGAAACGCAGGCGATGGGTCAACTGACCGGATCGAACGGCAAGATTCTGGTGATCGTGCAACTGTCGGGGGGTAATGATGGCCTGAATACGGTTGTCCCCTACCGCAATGATATTTACTACCGCGAGCGGCCAACGATTGCTATTCGTCCCGAGAAAGTGCTGCCGTTGACCGACGAAATCGGTATTCATCCGGCAATGGGTCCGCTGAAAGCGCTGTATGACGATGGATTGCTGACGGTGATTAATAACGTGGGGTATCCCAATCCGGACCGGTCGCATTTTCGCTCGATGGACATCTGGCAAACTGCCAGCGATTCGGACCAGTACCTGCGTACGGGTTGGATTGGGCGTTATCTGGATGCTGCCTGTGCCGGAAAAGAACAGCAGCCGTTCCGAACGATAGAGGTCGATGACACGCTTAGCCTTGCGCTGAAAGGAAACAGCCTGAACGGAATGGCTGTCCTGGACCCTAAAAAGCTGTATACTCAGACGCGCAGCGGGCTGGTGACGAAACTGAGCCGCGATCATCACGACGAGCCGGAACCGGTTGCCTATCTCTACAAAACGCTGGCCGAAACGGTTTCGTCGGCTGAGTACGTGTATGACAAGGCCAGGATACAGCACACGCCAGCTACCTATCCGAACCATGAACTGGGCAACCGGCTCAAAACCGTCTCCCAGTTTATTCAGTCGGGCGTCGGAACGAGCGTTTACTACATCTCGATCAGTGGTTTCGATACGCACATCAACCAGCCGGGTCAGCAGGAGCGACTACTGGGGCAATATGCCGAAGCTGTTGGCGCATTTATGACTGACCTGAAAGCGGCCGGGCGACAAAATGATGTCATGCTGATGACGTTCTCGGAGTTTGGTCGGCGGGTGAAGCAGAACGCCAGTAACGGGACCGACCACGGAACGGCCAATAACGTGTTTCTAATCGGTGGCGGTTTACCGTCGCGCCGGGTGCTGAACGAAGCGCCTGATCTGACTAAATTAACCGATGGTGACCTAACGTATTCCGTTGATTTTCGTCAGATTTATGCTACGCTGCTTCGTGACTATCTGGGTACGGATGATGTAGCGATTCTCGGGCGAAAATTTGAACCGCTGAAGATCGTTTGA
- a CDS encoding fibronectin type III domain-containing protein produces MKVSVTILLLLLCQLASGQVTPFSARWSFEGSDAGSSSNSLIAVSDVSYAGGVRPLPVNPYTSGYAGLGVNVQYWSTTLCNQTQYVEFTVRPLGTAQLTITSLTFAFSRSASGPQDLSVRSSVDGFSSDIYAQGTSTNYQMASVGLSNPGFSGQTNSITFRIYACNPTASNTVLHLDEIAINGQALPIMLVSFVAKPQGEQVQLSWETTWERNADYFAIQRSPDLGEFVTLGRVTANGNTDRRQHYGFTDQRPLDGVNYYRLRQVDVNGQLADSRPVSVAMNELTPSLELLGNPVDDQRILIAVRNMANAVYTLTILTGQQWPVNVEPRPDGSMLVLPVQPLPAGMYMLRAHSGPKQLVQKIVVR; encoded by the coding sequence ATGAAGGTATCGGTTACGATTCTTTTGCTGTTGCTCTGTCAGCTTGCTAGTGGGCAAGTGACGCCCTTTAGCGCCAGATGGAGTTTTGAAGGGAGTGATGCCGGTAGCTCATCCAATAGCCTGATTGCTGTTTCGGATGTCAGCTACGCGGGTGGGGTGAGGCCATTGCCCGTTAATCCTTATACATCAGGCTACGCGGGGTTGGGTGTAAACGTACAATACTGGTCGACAACCCTTTGTAACCAAACACAGTACGTCGAATTTACGGTGAGACCGCTTGGCACGGCCCAGCTCACCATAACCTCGTTGACATTTGCCTTTTCCCGTTCCGCGAGTGGACCCCAGGACTTGAGCGTTCGATCCAGCGTTGACGGGTTCAGCAGTGACATTTATGCCCAGGGTACCTCAACGAACTACCAGATGGCATCAGTGGGATTAAGTAATCCGGGTTTCAGTGGCCAGACGAATTCGATAACGTTTCGCATTTACGCCTGCAATCCCACCGCCAGTAATACCGTCCTTCATCTGGACGAGATTGCCATCAACGGCCAGGCGCTACCCATTATGCTTGTGTCTTTTGTGGCCAAACCCCAGGGCGAGCAGGTGCAGTTGAGCTGGGAGACGACCTGGGAACGCAACGCTGATTACTTTGCGATTCAACGTAGCCCGGACTTGGGTGAATTCGTCACGCTGGGGCGGGTTACTGCCAACGGGAATACCGACCGGCGCCAGCACTACGGCTTCACGGACCAACGCCCGCTGGATGGGGTCAATTACTATCGACTGAGGCAGGTTGATGTGAATGGTCAGCTGGCTGATTCTAGGCCCGTTTCCGTTGCGATGAACGAGTTGACGCCTTCCCTTGAGTTGCTGGGCAACCCGGTAGATGACCAGCGAATTCTTATTGCGGTGCGGAATATGGCCAACGCTGTCTATACCCTTACGATCCTGACCGGTCAGCAGTGGCCAGTGAATGTTGAGCCTCGGCCTGATGGTTCGATGCTTGTACTCCCTGTTCAGCCACTTCCCGCTGGTATGTATATGCTACGGGCTCACAGCGGTCCAAAGCAATTGGTGCAGAAAATAGTGGTGCGATAA